The Coregonus clupeaformis isolate EN_2021a chromosome 3, ASM2061545v1, whole genome shotgun sequence genome includes a region encoding these proteins:
- the LOC121545677 gene encoding coiled-coil domain-containing protein 69-like → MGCRHSKRKNKAKVVEKTVEELNNHQDGGGKVPLEELNVGLETEKQPGQYAWQLKILREVLSASGTQEREELLKEPTQGELCSLVHNITEKVKTETAADLTVLHGEASQRTTEQHERQLEELQGIHSEETTRLTATHQAAEKVLKDEVEELTAELHVYNELKKRVEESTFKKDLQRNIQSHGSPGPFWEREQESLLFVIEMKSERIQEQGNRLLQMQSLVEKNLSLEDQVINVLQQNEDLRVRIDNYQSLVQQLSKEHQDLQGALDRQTGLSQRLTQEKEQLVFKLKHRDSCPTFPSFPIVSEVFPS, encoded by the exons ATGGGTTGCAGACACAGCAAG aggaaaaacaaagcgAAAGTGGTGGAGAAAACGGTGGAGGAGCTCAACAACCATCAAGATGGTGGAG GTAAAGTCCCTCTGGAGGAGCTGAACGTGGGTCTAGAAACAGAGAAGCAGCCGGGTCAGTATGCGTGGCAGCTGAAGATCCTACGGGAGGTGCTGTCTGCCTCTGGGACCcaggagagggaggagctactAAAAGAGCCAACCCAAGGAGAGCTCTGTTCCCtggtccacaacatcactgagaag GTGAAGACAGAGACGGCTGCTGACCTGACTGTTCTACATGGGGAGGCGAGCCAGAGGACCACAGAGCAGCACGAGAGACAGCTGGAAG AACTGCAGGGGATTCACAGTGAAGAGACGACACGGCTAACAGCCACCCACCAGGCAGCTGAGAAAGTGTTGAAG GACGAGGTAGAAGAGCTGACTGCAGAGCTCCATGTGTACAACGAGTTAAAGAAGAGAGTTGAGGAGTCTACCTTCAAGAAGGACCTGCAGCGGAacattcag tcccatGGCAGTCCTGGGCCGTTCTGGGAGCGGGAGCAAGAGAGTCTGCTGTTTGTCATTGAGATGAAGAGTGAGCGTATTCAGGAGCAGGGGAACAGACTGCTCCAGATGCAGTCTCTG GTGGAGAAGAATCTCTCTCTAGAAGACCAGGTCATAAATGTTCTACAGCAGAATGAGGACCTGAGGGTTCGGATCGACAACTATCAAAGCCTTGTACA GCAGCTCTCCAAGGAGCACCAGGACCTCCAGGGGGCgttagacaggcagacaggtctCAGTCAGAGGCTCACCCAGGAGAAAGAGCAACTCGTGTTTAAACTGAAGCACAGAGACTCCTGTCCTACCTTCCCTTCCTTCCCCATAGTGTCTGAGGTCTTCCCCAGCTGA